The Streptomyces sp. P9-A4 genome contains a region encoding:
- a CDS encoding TetR/AcrR family transcriptional regulator, translated as MGRMPSAVRRRQLVEAAIRAMTRDGVARTTTRSICAEAGVSLSVFHYCFESKQALLEAAIETITGNYVVRVMSAVEPGSTLRETVRGALQTYWDHVTAHPGEHMLTYDLTQYALREPGFEHLARAQYDQYVVSADALLAQVREVRGVEFRMPAETLARYLAAVIDGLTLQYLVLGDERTASDQLDLTADQLVLLIEG; from the coding sequence ATGGGGCGGATGCCGTCGGCCGTACGACGCAGGCAGCTGGTCGAGGCCGCGATCAGGGCGATGACCAGGGACGGCGTCGCCAGGACGACCACCCGGTCGATCTGCGCCGAGGCCGGTGTGTCGCTGAGCGTGTTCCACTACTGCTTCGAGTCCAAGCAGGCCCTCCTGGAGGCCGCGATCGAGACGATCACGGGCAACTACGTGGTGCGGGTGATGTCGGCGGTCGAACCGGGCTCCACCCTGCGGGAGACGGTACGGGGCGCGCTCCAGACGTACTGGGACCATGTCACGGCCCACCCGGGCGAGCACATGCTGACATACGACCTCACCCAGTACGCACTGCGGGAACCGGGGTTCGAGCATCTGGCGCGCGCGCAGTACGACCAGTACGTGGTGTCGGCGGACGCCCTGCTCGCTCAGGTCCGTGAGGTGCGGGGGGTGGAGTTCCGGATGCCGGCCGAGACGCTCGCACGCTATCTGGCGGCGGTGATCGACGGTCTGACGCTCCAGTATCTGGTCCTCGGTGACGAGCGGACCGCCTCTGACCAGCTGGATCTGACGGCCGATCAACTGGTGCTGCTGATCGAGGGATGA
- a CDS encoding GntR family transcriptional regulator: MSSAVQKRRPQTAQQFVLEELRRAITSGELRPGGQIRQDALAARYEVSRVPLREALKALEAEGLVVHHIHRGYFVAELSLSDLEEIYRIRELLETEAVRMAVRLLPDGIVAALEGIQREVERAAEEGDVTAMAASNRRFHFTLIEASGMPRLVRLIATLWDSTDAYRSLYYTEDPHRKQAVREHRAVISALRQGDEEATVRWLDEHRAHAVAALRAVLERDRVADGDSPGVNRMPGAPPPS, translated from the coding sequence ATGAGCAGCGCGGTGCAGAAGCGGCGGCCGCAGACCGCCCAGCAGTTCGTCCTCGAAGAACTGCGGCGCGCCATCACCAGCGGGGAGCTGAGGCCCGGCGGGCAGATCCGGCAGGACGCCCTCGCGGCCCGGTACGAGGTGAGCCGGGTGCCGCTGCGCGAGGCCCTCAAGGCCCTGGAGGCCGAGGGTCTGGTCGTCCATCACATCCACCGGGGCTACTTCGTCGCGGAGCTCTCCCTCTCCGACCTGGAGGAGATCTACCGGATCCGGGAGCTCCTGGAGACCGAGGCGGTGCGGATGGCCGTGCGGCTGCTGCCGGACGGCATCGTGGCCGCCCTCGAAGGCATCCAGCGCGAGGTGGAGCGGGCCGCCGAGGAGGGTGACGTGACGGCGATGGCCGCCTCGAACAGGCGCTTCCACTTCACGCTGATCGAGGCGTCCGGGATGCCGAGGCTGGTCCGCCTCATCGCGACCCTGTGGGACTCCACCGACGCGTACCGCTCGCTGTACTACACCGAGGACCCGCACCGTAAGCAGGCCGTGCGCGAACACCGCGCCGTCATCTCCGCGCTCCGGCAGGGCGACGAGGAGGCCACCGTGCGCTGGCTCGACGAACACCGCGCGCACGCGGTGGCGGCGCTGCGCGCGGTCCTGGAGCGGGACCGGGTGGCAGACGGGGACTCCCCCGGCGTAAACCGGATGCCGGGGGCTCCCCCGCCCTCCTAG
- a CDS encoding YncE family protein encodes MPPARTSSPRPRSTRFAAALAAAVALVATAGGTGLAVAPEDPPPAALREAMFVGNNWDGTADVIASRGDFHRIGRLNVIPDKAERLREIYLNPIKLAFFLGVRTGPGEGHDQFVDDMYATPDGASMVVSRPSFADVVSLDLRTGRINWRFPVAGYRADHMAVSPDGTRVAVSASTANTVHVLDISTGRQLGSFATGDKPHENVFTSDGMLWNMAIGEVTTALDAPWLDWTKGDRRITVVDAETFRTVRVIDMRERLDAFGRGDLSDAVRPLVLTPDEKKLYFQVSFFNGFLEYDIATDRITRVKELPGNPATDPDRTTWVNDSRHHGLSMSPDGTKLCVAGTMDDYATVVDRATLQEGPLVAASKPYWATVSGDGRSCVVSESGADRVSAIDFATGRRVASVDVGDHPQRVRLARIPADWTGPSGS; translated from the coding sequence ATGCCCCCTGCACGTACGTCGAGCCCCCGCCCCCGTTCCACGCGCTTCGCGGCGGCCCTCGCCGCCGCCGTCGCCCTCGTCGCCACCGCCGGCGGCACCGGATTGGCCGTGGCCCCCGAGGACCCGCCGCCCGCCGCGCTCCGAGAGGCGATGTTCGTCGGCAACAACTGGGACGGCACGGCCGACGTGATCGCCTCGCGAGGCGACTTCCACCGCATCGGCCGGCTGAACGTCATTCCCGACAAGGCGGAACGCCTCCGCGAGATCTATCTGAACCCCATCAAGCTCGCGTTCTTCCTCGGCGTCCGGACCGGACCGGGTGAGGGCCACGACCAGTTCGTGGACGACATGTACGCCACCCCGGACGGCGCCTCCATGGTCGTCTCCCGGCCGAGCTTCGCCGATGTCGTCTCCCTCGACCTGCGGACCGGACGGATCAACTGGCGCTTCCCCGTGGCCGGTTACCGCGCCGACCACATGGCCGTGTCGCCCGACGGCACCCGTGTCGCGGTCTCCGCCTCCACCGCCAACACCGTGCACGTCCTCGACATCTCCACCGGCCGTCAACTCGGCTCCTTCGCGACGGGCGACAAACCGCACGAGAACGTCTTCACCTCCGACGGAATGCTCTGGAACATGGCCATCGGCGAGGTCACCACCGCGCTCGACGCCCCCTGGCTCGACTGGACCAAGGGCGACCGCCGCATCACCGTCGTCGACGCCGAGACCTTCCGGACCGTCCGCGTCATCGACATGCGCGAACGCCTCGACGCCTTCGGGCGCGGTGACCTCTCCGACGCCGTACGCCCCCTCGTCCTCACCCCGGACGAGAAGAAGCTCTACTTCCAGGTCTCCTTCTTCAACGGCTTCCTGGAGTACGACATCGCCACGGACCGGATCACCCGGGTCAAGGAGCTCCCCGGCAACCCGGCGACCGACCCCGACCGCACCACCTGGGTCAACGACTCCCGGCACCACGGCCTCTCGATGAGCCCCGACGGCACCAAGCTCTGCGTCGCGGGGACGATGGACGACTACGCCACCGTCGTCGACCGCGCCACCCTCCAGGAGGGCCCGCTCGTCGCGGCCTCCAAGCCCTACTGGGCGACCGTGAGCGGCGACGGACGCTCCTGCGTCGTCTCCGAGAGCGGCGCCGACCGGGTGAGCGCGATCGACTTCGCCACCGGCCGGCGTGTGGCCTCCGTGGACGTGGGCGACCATCCGCAGCGCGTGCGGCTCGCCCGTATCCCCGCGGACTGGACCGGACCCAGCGGGAGTTGA
- a CDS encoding 3'-5' exonuclease yields the protein MEHGNLVNVVDVEATCWEGERPPGAVSEIIEIGLTVVDLEARERVSRHRVLVRPARSRVSAFCTGLTGLTQAEVDGGLDFADACRLLATTYGAGVRPWASWGDYDRNQFTRQCRATGTRYPFGFRHTNAKVVFTEAYGLVRRPGMAQALEVAGLPLEGRHHSGEDDAWNIASLVLRLAERGAWPNPLPHRAG from the coding sequence ATGGAGCACGGGAATCTGGTCAACGTCGTCGACGTCGAGGCGACCTGCTGGGAGGGTGAGCGACCGCCCGGGGCGGTCAGCGAGATCATCGAGATCGGGCTGACGGTCGTCGATCTGGAGGCGCGGGAACGGGTCTCCCGCCACCGCGTGCTGGTCCGGCCGGCCCGCTCGCGGGTCAGCGCGTTCTGTACCGGGCTGACCGGGCTCACCCAGGCCGAGGTGGACGGCGGCCTGGACTTCGCCGACGCCTGCCGGCTGCTCGCGACGACGTACGGGGCGGGCGTACGGCCCTGGGCGAGCTGGGGCGACTACGACCGCAACCAGTTCACCCGCCAGTGCCGGGCCACCGGCACCCGGTACCCCTTCGGGTTTCGCCACACCAACGCGAAGGTCGTCTTCACCGAGGCGTACGGGCTGGTCAGGCGCCCGGGGATGGCGCAGGCCCTGGAGGTCGCCGGGCTGCCCCTCGAAGGGCGTCACCACAGCGGCGAGGACGACGCGTGGAACATCGCGTCGCTGGTCCTGCGGCTCGCGGAGCGCGGCGCCTGGCCGAACCCGCTGCCCCACCGAGCCGGCTGA
- a CDS encoding discoidin domain-containing protein, which produces MTRPITRGTGGRSALLALFLALAAVLFGSGPVPAAAAGGSWWEPTSRPAADSQINVTGAPLTGTDAQGRVRGFVDAHNHLMSNEGFGGRMICGKTFSTAGIADALKDCPEHYPDGTGALFEHLTGGDNGKHDPVGWPTFKDWPANNSLSHQQNYYAWVERAWRGGQRVLVNDLVSNGLICSLLPRDRGCDEMDAIRLEARKTYEMQDYIDGMFGGPGKGWFRIVTSADQARSVIQQGKLAVVLGVEASEPFGCKQILDVAQCGQADIDKGLDELYALGVRSMFLCHKFDNALCGVRFDTGTTGVAVNIGQFLSTGTFWATEKCAGPQHDNPIGLAAAPPAMAEKLPAGVSVPSYASDAQCNTRGLTRLGEYAVKGMIQRGMMLELDHMSVKAAGRALDMLEAEEYPGVLSSHSWMDLDWTERLYRLGGFLGQYMSGAQGFIGEAGQKAALRAKYKVGLGYGTDMNGVGGWPAPGGADAPNAVKYPFRSFDGGSVIDRQVTGERTWDFNTDGGAHNGMVPDWIEQIRLSGGGQGVVDELSRGAESYLTTWKATENHEVGVNLAAGAPASASSAEWNPFTSFAPDRAVDGDVGSRWASDWSDDQWLGVDLGAVRRIGRVTLDWERAYPRQYRIEVSENGTDWRTVWSTEAGDGGLDTAEFPSTSARHVRVHGLQRATQWGYSLYEVSVRRA; this is translated from the coding sequence ATGACACGACCCATCACGCGCGGAACGGGCGGCAGATCCGCTCTTCTCGCGTTGTTCCTGGCCCTGGCCGCCGTCCTCTTCGGCTCCGGTCCCGTCCCCGCGGCCGCCGCGGGCGGTTCGTGGTGGGAGCCCACCTCCCGCCCCGCGGCCGACTCACAGATCAACGTCACGGGCGCCCCGCTCACCGGCACGGACGCCCAGGGAAGGGTGCGCGGCTTCGTCGACGCACACAACCACCTGATGTCCAACGAGGGCTTCGGCGGCCGGATGATCTGCGGCAAGACGTTCTCCACCGCAGGCATCGCCGACGCGCTCAAGGACTGTCCGGAGCACTACCCGGACGGCACTGGCGCCCTCTTCGAGCACCTCACAGGAGGTGACAACGGCAAGCACGACCCCGTCGGCTGGCCCACGTTCAAGGACTGGCCCGCCAACAACTCCCTGAGCCACCAGCAGAACTACTACGCCTGGGTCGAGCGTGCCTGGCGCGGCGGCCAGCGCGTGCTGGTCAACGACCTCGTCAGCAACGGCCTGATCTGCTCGCTCCTGCCCCGCGACCGCGGCTGCGACGAGATGGACGCGATCCGGCTCGAGGCCCGCAAGACGTACGAGATGCAGGACTACATCGACGGGATGTTCGGCGGCCCCGGCAAGGGCTGGTTCCGGATCGTCACCAGTGCCGACCAGGCCCGCTCGGTGATCCAGCAGGGCAAGCTCGCGGTCGTCCTCGGCGTGGAGGCCTCGGAGCCCTTCGGCTGCAAGCAGATCCTCGACGTCGCCCAGTGCGGCCAGGCGGACATCGACAAGGGGCTGGACGAGCTGTACGCGCTCGGCGTGCGCAGCATGTTCCTCTGCCACAAGTTCGACAACGCGCTGTGCGGTGTCCGGTTCGACACCGGGACCACGGGCGTGGCCGTCAACATCGGCCAGTTCCTGTCCACGGGCACCTTCTGGGCCACCGAGAAGTGCGCGGGGCCCCAGCACGACAACCCGATCGGGCTGGCCGCCGCGCCCCCCGCGATGGCGGAGAAGCTGCCGGCGGGGGTGAGCGTCCCCTCGTACGCCTCCGACGCCCAGTGCAACACGCGCGGACTCACCCGGCTCGGGGAGTACGCCGTGAAGGGCATGATCCAGCGCGGCATGATGCTTGAGCTGGACCACATGAGCGTCAAGGCCGCCGGCCGCGCGCTCGACATGCTGGAGGCCGAGGAGTACCCGGGCGTGCTCTCCAGCCACAGCTGGATGGACCTGGACTGGACCGAGCGGCTCTACCGGCTGGGCGGGTTCCTCGGCCAGTACATGAGCGGCGCGCAGGGCTTCATCGGCGAGGCCGGCCAGAAGGCCGCGCTCCGCGCGAAGTACAAGGTCGGCCTGGGCTACGGCACCGACATGAACGGGGTCGGCGGCTGGCCGGCACCGGGCGGGGCCGACGCTCCCAACGCCGTGAAGTACCCCTTCCGCAGCTTCGACGGCGGTTCGGTGATCGACCGGCAGGTGACCGGTGAGCGCACCTGGGACTTCAACACCGACGGCGGTGCGCACAACGGCATGGTCCCGGACTGGATCGAGCAGATCCGGCTGTCCGGCGGCGGTCAGGGCGTCGTGGACGAGCTGTCCCGCGGCGCGGAGTCGTACCTCACCACGTGGAAGGCGACCGAGAACCACGAGGTGGGCGTCAACCTCGCCGCGGGCGCGCCGGCTTCGGCGAGCTCCGCGGAGTGGAACCCGTTCACGAGCTTCGCCCCGGACCGGGCCGTCGACGGTGACGTCGGCTCCCGCTGGGCCAGCGACTGGTCGGACGACCAGTGGCTGGGCGTGGACCTGGGCGCCGTCCGCCGGATCGGCCGGGTGACCCTCGACTGGGAGCGCGCGTACCCACGCCAGTACCGGATCGAGGTGTCCGAGAACGGTACGGACTGGCGGACGGTGTGGTCGACGGAAGCCGGGGACGGCGGGTTGGACACGGCGGAGTTCCCGTCGACGTCGGCTCGTCACGTCCGGGTCCACGGCCTGCAGCGGGCGACCCAGTGGGGCTACTCGCTCTACGAGGTCTCGGTCCGCAGGGCCTGA